CAATTTTTCCGTTTTGTACGAAGAGTTTGGTGCCGATTTAGTACCTATGCTAATCGACAACCTCGACCCTTTTTCGGGAGAGTTTACCGTCCTTCGGGTGAAATGAAAATCGAGGCAGAACCCTATCGGCTGGAACTGAAAAGACCTTTTAAATTGGCCATTGGCACTCGCAGCCATACTGACGTGGTGTACATTCGGCTTACCGCAAATGGCCTTACCACCGTCGGCGAATCTTCGCTGCCGCCTTACCTCGGCGAGAGTGTAGACTCTGTTTTGGCTTTCGCCAATGGCATTGATCCGGCCAAACTGAATCCCGAAAACTTAGCTGCCTCCAAAGCTTATCTCGATCATTTTGCCGAGGGAAATCTTGCCGCAAAAGCGGGAGTGGAGATGGCACTTGTTTCCATGGCGGCGCAAATGCAAAACCAAACCGTCGGAGAATTATTGGGCATCGCCGACCGACCCATCGAAACATCCTACACCATCGGCATTTCCTCAAAAGCCGAGATGAAGGAGAAGATCGAAGAGGCCACACCTTTCAAGACCCTCAAACTGAAACTCGGCTCAGACGATGACATGGAATTACTTCAGAATTTTAGGGAATTGACAAACAAACCTTTTTCGGTGGATGTCAACCAA
The nucleotide sequence above comes from Cryomorphaceae bacterium 1068. Encoded proteins:
- a CDS encoding dipeptide epimerase, which encodes MKIEAEPYRLELKRPFKLAIGTRSHTDVVYIRLTANGLTTVGESSLPPYLGESVDSVLAFANGIDPAKLNPENLAASKAYLDHFAEGNLAAKAGVEMALVSMAAQMQNQTVGELLGIADRPIETSYTIGISSKAEMKEKIEEATPFKTLKLKLGSDDDMELLQNFRELTNKPFSVDVNQGWSNLETAMPIVRLLEEMNCLFIEQPFHAADIASHAKLKTAPELPIFADESVKRLKDLKEHADAFDGVVVKLMKSTGPIEAVEMLKEAKRLGLKTVMGCMAESSVSVAVARAIAPLADYADLDGPFLIKSDPYGKISYRDGQVELVVS